The genomic segment TCAATCCAGAGATCGTTTCGATTCCATTAATGTAAAGTTCGGAATATCACATTGATCAATCAAAGAGATTCAACAACTAAAGAAAAGATCGATTCTTTGGGATCCTTCCTTTCTTCAAACGGAACGAACGGAGATAGAATCAGACCGATTCCTGTGCCTTTCTGGATATTCCTCAATGTCCCGGCTATTCACGGAACGTGAGAAGCGGATGAATAATCATCTGCTTCCGGAAGAAATCGAAAAATTTCTTGGGAATCCTACAATTTTCTGTTGCTAATGATTTTATATTGAGTGTATCTAGTGTCTGTTCAAGGTCGTGATAATCAGTAGTAAGAAGTAGAGCATGAATCTTATTTATCCAAAATGGATCCGTGTTTTTTTTATAAGTTTGATTTATGCTTAAAGGGGAACCCCATTTTTTGATTCTTCCGCGGTAGGGTCCATGCAAGAAAGGATCATATAGTTTAGGCAAGTATTCTCGTTTAGTTTCATTATTAGAGAATCGAGTCCTTTTTTCAAGTATGCCCAGATCAAAAGATTCCTTATCTAAAGATTCGACTCTTTTTATAAACTCCTTACTCAAATTTCTTCTTTTTAGTTCATTGATAAAACTCCAATCAGTATACAATTCATCAGAAAACCATTTTTCTGGtgtgaaaaaatatatttttttttgtatcaTTTCCCCAAAAGTTGCTAAACTGGGTGGATACGTAAAGATATTTTTCTTTTCCATCACTGACATGTATAAAAAATATTGTGACATTTCATTTTTATAGCATTTTCAACCCGGTCATTTTTATATATCGCAAAGGTCGATTCCATCGTTTAGAATCAAAAGAAGTGTCACAAGAGGTTTTCAATCcataataaatatttatcttcttttttttaatatttctaaCTTCGAACTTTCTTGATTCCCATCCAGATAAGAAGTTTCATAAACCGGTCTATTTTTATAGTATGTCTCTTTAAAACGAAAGTGGAATTcgccctttattttttttttttttctttccagtCACTCGTAGCTTTTCTGTTTCGTCGATTTTGCTCGGATCCACCTCTTCCTCCGAAAAAAGGGAAGAAGAAGTATTTTCTTCGGTCCCCTGTTTCTGGTTAGCCCCTCCCCCCTCGGAAATAGTTTCTATTTCTATGTTTCTTTCTTCCTCACTTTCCCCCACTTCTTCCGGTTCGGAAATTCCTTTCAGTTTCTTAGTTAGAATGGGTGACGGTATTCTGCCTAAATAGTAAACACAGGTAATAAATAACAGAATACTAAAGATTCGAGCCATAGAATTTCTAAATTCTGATACAAGATACTTATTAGATCGAATAAGTACATTAGacctaattaaattattttgttgtATCCAGACTAATACCAACCCAACCCATTTCATCAATAAAATATGACCAATTAACCAACCAACAAAACTACTTGTTACAAATAACATATTGTTGTTGCATCGAAACATATAGATGTTGACTAATCTGGCTAACATTGAACTTGGTAAAATGAAATGGTTGAATAattgaataatgagattattcaggAATACACATTGAATGCTAAGATTACGCATTGAATTTCTGGTAGGACGTCTATGATCAAAAAAGTCTTTGTGATTGTTCCAGAAGAAATGAAACAAAAGATACGGTAGAGCTAGGACAGTTATTGTATGAGGTTTACCCAATGCTAAATGCAGAGGTACATAGTAGATTGATATGAACATCATGAGCTGGCCTGCAATAAACCCAGTTGTTGCTGATACTCTCTTCTCGGTTCCTTCTTCTCCTTCTTCCATAAACCGAGCTCGTAGAAGGAAGATATAAGAGGGACCTATGGATAGTGTGGTCAGAAATCCATAATAGAGTCCGACCATAACGACCGAATTGATTATCGTCATGTATAAGGATATTAGATTCCCTGgtataaaagattttaaaatcatcattaacctcccttttttcttttctatttctggattattatatgatgatttttgaactttccatatacatatatagaaatAGAAAAAGATAGACTAGAACCGACATCTCTTATGTCATGTCAATGACAATATAAAAATGGAATTGGGATCTGGATGGAATATAATGAAATAGAGCCACTTTGAGGTTCCCTATGAAATGAGGCATGGAACGGAGCCACTACGAAGAAGTTCCGGGGGTTACGAAGGAAACTTCGAGTTCATATTGGTCATGGGTTGAGAACGGGAATTGAACTCTATGAGATCTAATCTCCGATTGTTCCTCAATAGCTCAGCGGTAGAGCGGTCGGCTGTTAACTGACTGGTCGTAGGTTCGAATCCTACTTGAGGAGATTTGATTCATTCCGAATTAAAGAATTCAGAATGTCAGAATGAAAGGGTTCGCTTTGACCGTTAAGAGCAGGTAACCCGTTCCCTGTGTCTTTGTTTCTATTGCATTCTATCTCATCGTATCACATTCTGTTCTGCGATATTTGAGAATCACCGTCAATACCTCGGTGTAGGTGTCCGGGATAATCCTTTGTTCCATAGTCCCGGGGCTATTTACAACCAGCCAATTAAGAATTCTCAGATGTACTAGTACTAGCAAATGCCTCAAAGATGCAGTCATCGATTCTCCCGAGAGGCCACAATTACCGCGAGCAAACACATTAATTTAATGACGAGGAGCGCATTTTTTCTATGCTACTAATACTTGTACTTGCTCTGCTATTCTGCCCAAGCCTGGCTGAGGAAGAGTTACGGGgcgtaaaacaaaaaaaatatgctTATTTTGTTTTGGCcggtaatactatatataaatataaaatcgaAACGAAAAGTAAATatacgataaataataaataaaaggccACTCCATTTCGGCAAAAGACCCACGCCCAAGTTCCATAGCTTTGGGTCCGCTATCCCGATCATGATTTTCCTACCCCCAGAGGGAAAGGTCCTTCCCTTTTGGGCCGGTTGTGGGcgaggagggattcgaacccccgACACCGTGGTTCGTAGCCACGTGCTCTAATCCTCTGAGCTACAGGCCCCACCTCGTCTCCACTGGATCTGTTCCCAGGAGTACCCTAAAAAAAAGGAACCTTTCCTCTCCCCAGCCATTTCGGGTTAAGAAGATGTGAAAGTGCCTTTCTCTCTATAAGAACGGTGCGTTCCGAGGTGTGAAGTGGGAGAGAGGGGATTTCATAATTGGGGTTTTGAATAAGACGAccttttcatttttcattcttATTACTTTTTCATATTGAAAAAGTAATAAGAATGAGAGGTGTTAAGCTTTTTATCATCCTGGCGTCGAGCTATTTTGCCGCAGGACCTCTCCTACAGTATCGTCACCGCAGTAGAGTTTAACCACCAAGTTCGGGATGGATTGGTGTTGTTCCTCTACGCCTAGGACACCAGAATATCGAACCATGAACGAAGAAAGGCGTGCGAGAAAAGGAAAAGCATATTGGCTAGTGATTATGAGGCCCCAATTCTTGACTGGAGGGGACACCAAAGGCCTCCGCCCTTCCATCCCATGGATAGATAGAGAGGGAGGGCAGAGCTTTTGGTTTTTTCATGTTGTCAAAGAGTTGAACAATGGATTTTTCGTGTTGTCAAAGAGTTGAACAATGAAAATAGATGGCGAGTGCCTGATCGAATTGATCGGGTCATGTAGGAACAAGGTTCAAGTCTACCGGTCTGTTAGGATGCCTCAGCTGCATACATCACTGCACTTCCACTTGACACCTATCGTAATGATAAACGGCTCGTCTCGCCGTGACCTTCTCTTGAATTCTCAAAACTTCTGTCACTCGATCCCCGCAGGGACAGAGAACCCCTTGCCGTCTCGGCTGTGCTACCGGAGGCTCTGGGGAAGTCGGAATAGGAGAGCACTCATCTTGGGGTGGGCTTACTACTTAGATGCTTTCAGCAGTTATCCGCTCCGCACTTGGCTACCCAGCGTTTACCGTGGGCACGATAACTGGTACACCAGAGGTGCGTCCTTCCCGGTCCTCTCGTACTAGGGAAAGGTCCTCTCAATGCTCTAACGCCCACACCGGATATGGACCGAACTGTCTCGACGTTCTGAACCCAGCTCACGTACCGCTTTAATGGGCGAACAGCCCAACCCTTGGAACATACTACAGCCCCAGGTGGCGAAGAGCCGACATCGAGGTGCCAAACCTTCCCGTCGATGTGAGCTCTTGGGGAAGATCAGCCTGTTATCCCTAGAGTAACTTTTATCCGTTGAGCGACGGCCCTTCCACTCGGCACCGTCGGATCACTAAGGCCGACTTTCGTCCCTGCTCGACGGGTGGGTCTTGCAGTCAAGCTCCCTTCTGCCTTTGCACTCGAGGGCCAATCTCCGTCCGGCCCGAGAAACCTTTGCACGCCTCCGTTACCTTTTGGGAGGCCTACGCCCCATAGAAACTGTCTACCTGAGACTGTCCCTTGGCCCGTAGGTCCTGACACAAGGTTAAATTCTAGCTCTTCCAGAGTGGTATCTCACTGATGGCTCAGGCCCCCGGAAGGAGGCCTTCTTCGCCTTCCACCTAAGCTGCGCAGGAAAAGCCCAAAGCCAATCCCAGGGAACAGTGAAGCTTCATAGGGTCTTTCTGTCCAGGTGCGGGTAGTCCGCATCTTCACAGACATGTCTATTTCACCGAGCCTCTCTCCGAGACAGTGCCCAGATCGTTACGCCTTTCGTGCGGGTCGGAACTTACCCGACAAGGAATTTCGCTACCTTAGGACCGTTATAGTTACGGCCGCCGTTCACCGGGGCTTCGGTCGCCGGCTCCCCTGTCATCAGGTcaccaacttccttgaccttccgGCACTGGGCAGGCGTCAgcccccatacatggtcttacgacTTTGCGGAGACCTGTGTTTTTGGTAAACAGTCGCTTGGGCCTGGTCACTGCGACCCCCTTTGTGAGGAGGCACCTTCTCCCGAAGTTACAGGGCTATTTTGCCGAGTTCCTTAGAGAGTTGTCTCGCGCCCCTAGGTATTCTCTACCTACCCACCTGTGTCGGTTTCGGGTACaggtacccttttgttgaaggtcgttCGAGCTTTTCCTGGGAGTATAGCATGGGTTACTTCAGCGCCGTAGTGCCTGGTACTCGAACATTGGCTCAGGGCATTTTCTCTACCCCTTCTTACCCTGAAAAAGCAGGGGCACCTTGCGTCCTTGAACCGATAACCATCTTTCGGCTAACCTAGCCTCCTCCGTCCCTCGggaccaacaaggggtagtacAGGAATATTCACCTGTTGTCCATCGACTACGCCTTTCGGCCTGATCTTAGGCCCTGACTCACCCTCCGTGGACGAACCTTGCGGAGGAACCCTTGGGTTTTCAGGGCATTGGATTCTCACCAATGTTTGCGTTACTCAAGCCGACATTCTCGCTTCCGCTTCGTCTACTCCCGCTCACGCGGGTGCTTCCCCCTAAGGCGGAACGCTCCCCTACCGATGCATTTTTACATCCCACAGCTTCGGCAGATCGCTTAGCCCCGTTCATCTTCGGCGCAAGAGCGCTCGATCAGTGAGCTATTACGCACTCTTTCAAGGGTGGCTGCTTCTAGGCAAACCTCCTGGCTGTCTCTGCACCCCTACCTCCTTTATCACTGAGCGGTCATTTAGGGGCCTTAGCTGGTGATCCGGGCTGTTTCCCTCTCGACGATGAAGCTTATCCCCCATCGTCTCACTGGCCGACCTCGACCCTGTTATTTTGAGGTCATATCTAGTATTCAGAGTTTGCCTCGATTTGGTACCGCTCTCGCGGCCCGCACCGAAACAGTGCTTTACCCTAGATGTCCAGTCAACTGCTGCGCCTCAACGCATTTCGGGGAGAACCAGCTAGCTCTGGGTTCAGTGGCATTTCACCCTAACCACAACTCATCCGCTGATTCTTCAACATCAGTCGGTTCGGACCTCCACTTAGTTTCACCCAAGCTTCATCCTGGTCATGGATAGATCACCCAGGTTCGGGTCCATAAGCAGTGACAATTGCCCTATGAAGACTCGCTTTCGCTACGGCTCCGGTGGGTTCCCTTAACCAAGCCACTGCCTATGAGTCGCCGGCTCATTCTTCAACAGGCACGCGGTCAGAGCCCTGGGCTCCTCCACTGCTTGGGAGCTTACGGTTTCATGTTCTATTTCACTCCCCGACGGGGTTCTTTTCACCCTTCCCTCACGGTACTACTTCGCTATCGGTCACCCAGGGTATTTAGCCTTGCAAGGTGGTCCTTGCTGATTCACACAGGATTCCACGTGCCCCATGCTACTCGGGTCAGGCGTAAGCTAGTGATGCTTTCGGCTACTGGACTATCGCCATCTAGGGTTCGGCACTTCACCGCTTCGCCTAGCAGCACGACGCTTTTATTGCTCTCCCACAACCCCGTTTTCACGGTTTAGGCTGCTCCCATTTCGCTCGCCGCTACTACGGGAATCGCTTTTGCTTTCTTTTCCTCCGGCTACTAAGATGTTTCAGTTCGCCAGGTTGTCTCTTGTCTGCCCATGGATTCAGCAGCAGTTCGAAAGGTTGACCTATTCAGGAATCTCCGGATCTACGCTTATTTTCAACTCCCCGAAGCATTTCGTCGCTTACTACGCCCTTCCTCGTCTCTGGGTGCCTAGGTATCCACCGTAAGCCTTTCCTCGTTTGAACCTCGCCCTtaactttactttactttaattttta from the Gossypium arboreum isolate Shixiya-1 unplaced genomic scaffold, ASM2569848v2 Contig00238, whole genome shotgun sequence genome contains:
- the LOC128288605 gene encoding protein TIC 214-like, which gives rise to MMILKSFIPGNLISLYMTIINSVVMVGLYYGFLTTLSIGPSYIFLLRARFMEEGEEGTEKRVSATTGFIAGQLMMFISIYYVPLHLALGKPHTITVLALPYLLFHFFWNNHKDFFDHRRPTRNSMRNLSIQCVFLNNLIIQLFNHFILPSSMLARLVNIYMFRCNNNMLFVTSSFVGWLIGHILLMKWVGLVLVWIQQNNLIRSNVLIRSNKYLVSEFRNSMARIFSILLFITCVYYLGRIPSPILTKKLKGISEPEEVGESEEERNIEIETISEGGGANQKQGTEENTSSSLFSEEEVDPSKIDETEKLRVTGKKKKKNKGRIPLSF